A region of Catenibacterium mitsuokai DNA encodes the following proteins:
- a CDS encoding NfeD family protein, with translation MDSLVVWSGVMVACIVVEILTVSLVSVWFVIGAFAALIACLLNVSVPIQVAIFLVVSVICAIVARPMAVKSLKGNIIHTNNDALIGTHALVIKRIDADHMGEVRIKNQIWSASSLHNLTLEEGEYGEVVAIEGAHLVVKKEEN, from the coding sequence ATGGATAGTTTGGTAGTGTGGTCAGGTGTTATGGTTGCGTGTATTGTAGTAGAAATACTCACAGTATCGTTAGTGAGTGTCTGGTTTGTGATTGGTGCTTTTGCGGCATTAATTGCCTGCTTATTAAATGTATCGGTTCCAATACAGGTCGCTATATTTCTTGTGGTATCAGTTATATGCGCAATAGTAGCACGTCCTATGGCTGTAAAAAGTCTGAAGGGCAATATAATACATACGAATAATGATGCACTCATAGGAACTCATGCTCTCGTTATTAAGAGAATCGATGCAGATCATATGGGTGAAGTAAGAATTAAAAATCAGATTTGGTCAGCATCCTCACTTCATAATTTAACTTTAGAAGAAGGAGAATATGGGGAAGTTGTCGCAATTGAAGGTGCACATCTAGTTGTTAAAAAGGAGGAGAACTAA
- a CDS encoding HAD family hydrolase, with the protein MKAIFFDIDGTIYHPEIGISQNTIDEIHRVQKLGHKCFIASGRPTGFISKEVKSIGFDGYVLANGAHIMTEGKTIDSLTLPYEETKKLIEYVESQGYEYILLTTDRCYLKKESPHMYEFYAWCNIDMDSLCNDYDLDEVLKKTIKLEIRYNKKEDSVGLIERLGAFFYEKHDDSLNIEVSNIDTSKGHGIETMLHYYGLDVDDSYCFGDGANDLEMFKTVGHPIAMKNAIPMIYHHASIICEDVLHDGVAKELKRLF; encoded by the coding sequence ATGAAAGCGATATTTTTTGATATTGATGGTACAATTTACCATCCAGAGATTGGTATTAGTCAGAATACAATTGATGAAATTCATAGAGTACAGAAATTAGGCCATAAATGCTTTATCGCAAGTGGTAGACCAACTGGATTTATTTCTAAAGAAGTGAAATCCATTGGTTTTGATGGCTACGTATTAGCGAATGGAGCACATATTATGACTGAAGGAAAAACAATTGATTCTTTGACTTTACCTTATGAAGAAACAAAGAAACTTATTGAATATGTAGAATCGCAGGGATATGAATATATACTTCTTACAACTGATCGCTGTTATTTGAAAAAGGAATCACCACATATGTATGAATTCTATGCCTGGTGTAATATTGATATGGATTCTTTATGCAATGATTATGATTTAGATGAAGTACTAAAGAAAACAATTAAATTAGAAATCAGATATAATAAAAAAGAAGACAGTGTAGGACTTATTGAAAGACTAGGGGCTTTCTTCTATGAAAAACATGATGATAGCTTAAACATTGAAGTATCTAATATAGATACTTCTAAAGGTCATGGTATTGAAACAATGCTTCACTATTATGGATTAGATGTTGATGACAGCTATTGTTTTGGTGATGGAGCCAATGATTTAGAAATGTTTAAAACAGTGGGGCATCCAATCGCTATGAAGAATGCAATCCCTATGATTTATCATCATGCATCAATCATCTGTGAAGATGTATTGCATGATGGTGTGGCAAAAGAATTAAAGAGACTCTTTTAA
- a CDS encoding SPFH domain-containing protein: protein MLGFILMILLIAIVVILIFSTVKIVPQSYAYVVERIGAYDRTLNVGLHILIPLIDRVSNRVSLKEQVMDFAPQPVITKDNVTMQIDTVVYFSITDPKLFTYGVVRPINAIETLTATTLRNIIGELELDDTLTSRDIINSKMRSILDDATDPWGIKVTRVEVKNILPPKDIQEAMEKQMRAERERRESILVAEGKKQAAILNAEGDKESLVLRATAEKEAQIAKAEGQAEALRLVYEAQAKAIQYINEANPESAYIQLEGLKALKNLADGQATKIIVPNDLAGLAGTLTTLSESLKDPKKPE, encoded by the coding sequence ATGTTAGGATTTATTTTAATGATTTTATTAATCGCAATTGTTGTTATTCTTATTTTCAGTACAGTAAAGATTGTTCCACAGTCATATGCTTATGTAGTAGAAAGAATCGGTGCATATGACCGTACATTAAATGTAGGTTTACATATTCTTATTCCTTTAATTGATCGTGTATCTAATCGTGTATCATTAAAGGAACAGGTTATGGACTTCGCTCCACAGCCAGTTATTACTAAAGATAACGTTACAATGCAGATTGATACAGTTGTCTATTTCTCTATCACAGATCCTAAGTTATTTACTTATGGTGTAGTAAGACCAATTAATGCGATTGAAACATTAACTGCAACTACATTAAGAAATATCATTGGGGAACTTGAATTAGATGATACATTAACATCAAGAGATATCATTAACTCTAAGATGAGATCTATTCTTGATGATGCCACTGATCCATGGGGTATCAAGGTAACTAGAGTAGAAGTTAAAAACATTCTTCCACCAAAAGATATTCAGGAAGCAATGGAAAAACAGATGCGTGCAGAACGTGAAAGACGTGAATCTATCTTAGTTGCTGAAGGTAAAAAACAGGCTGCAATCTTAAATGCAGAAGGGGATAAGGAATCTCTTGTATTACGTGCAACAGCTGAAAAAGAAGCACAGATTGCGAAAGCAGAAGGTCAGGCTGAAGCATTAAGACTTGTTTATGAAGCACAAGCTAAAGCTATTCAGTATATTAATGAAGCAAATCCTGAATCTGCTTATATCCAGTTAGAAGGATTAAAAGCATTAAAGAACTTAGCTGATGGACAAGCTACAAAGATTATTGTACCTAATGACTTGGCAGGATTAGCTGGTACACTTACAACTTTATCAGAATCACTTAAGGATCCTAAAAAGCCTGAGTAA